In Mus pahari chromosome 12, PAHARI_EIJ_v1.1, whole genome shotgun sequence, the genomic window TCAGGAAGGTCGTTCTGCTTAACATCATCTtatattttccctctttctctttcattcctaTATGCTGAAAGAAGTATTATATAAGCATAATACCTACCAAAGATTGAAAGTGAATCTCATAGTATAATGTTTTGAGAGCTTCCAGATACTGAGACAACCCATTTACATTCCTTTCTTACAGGAAAAACGTAAGCACTTTTAAAGCCAGACAAGCGTCTCCAAAGCAAAGTAAGTCATCATCTCCCCATCATGTTTACTTCCGATGCACACACATTTCTAAAACGTCCTTTCTCTGTGCTCCCCAAAGCCCAGTGAGAATACCCGTTGCTATAAACCTACACACAGTGCTGCAATTCATCCAGTTCCCTGCTTAtttgttgtgtgtttatgtgtttgtttctattaGTCTGTGGTCTCATTGACGTAGGGAATGATTTATCGAACCTCCATATTCCTCAAGCAATGCCTGATCTAGAACCTGAAGGAACTAGCTGGCAACAAGTATGCCAGCCAGAgcagagaggcagctcagtgttTTGGGCCTCCCCTTAGGAGCAACAGGAAAGAATGGAGATGTTTCCCAAAAGATGAGGGATAGTCAGGTTTTCATTAAACGGATCATCCAGCCCAGTGGTCGAACCCTTGGTAGGAAGTCATGCCAGCAGACCTTTtacaaggctgggggagggacagATCAGTGCTGAGTTAAAGTCACATGGCCTGGTGGGTGGTTGGAGAGTAGCAGTGaataggggagagagggagggagacagagagagagagagagagagagagagagagagagagagagagagaataaggaggTGTGGGTGTGAAGATGGGCCCTAAGCATTTCCAAAGAAAATTTTGTCTTCCCCTTACTGGGTTTAAAGTGGAGAGTATAGCTCACCCATGCACTGAGTCTGTGCTTagaaggagctctgtgggtattTAGTGCAGGCTCCTAGTGCTCCCAGCCTGCGCTCTTTCATCCCAAGGTCCCAGCAAACCCCAATTtcctccaaaagaaaacacaacagaaataaGGCCACTGGTGACAAAATTCAGAGCCCTTTCTTCTGGTGACAACCAGTGAAGTCCCACATGGCCATAAAAGCTTGTAGTGATGTGAGTATTATGAGACATATAAACCCATGAACCATGTGGTACTGCTATCTGTgatcagctctgcctcccttctgtCTACTTATTCTGCTTGGATGGGAAGTGTGCCTCTGTTCTGTGGCTGAAGCCAGTCAGCTTGGAGTAGACGATCTTTTGAAAAATTGCTTTGCTTccacagaaacataaatattaagCCTCCAAGCTCCCTGTTCTGAAAACTTCCCTCTAGCACAAGTCCCTATGCTACCACCATCCCATATTACCTGTTAGAAAGAATACTCTCCTATCTGCTGTGTGGGGCTCTCACACTCTCTCATATGTTCTCTGCCTAGCCTTGGGACAGCACACTTGCTTCTGGTGAGCCTGCCTTTCTAGTGCATTTTACAAAGTAGGTACACAATGATCATtacataatgaaaaagaaaggaaggaatgtgcTTTGCTGCCTAAAGATGCAGCAAAAGTACCTTTCTCCACTGGCCCTAGCAGCCTGAGCAAGCTATGCTATGGCTTCTTCATGCTGTCCTGGCTCTTAGGGATTGACTATAGACTTCTGTAGACTGCTCCAGCTGTCCCTTGGCTGTCTGGCTGCATACAGCCAAGCCCCAACCCCTCGAGGCACTTCTTAACCTGTGATTCACTGAACGTATTTTCTTTCTGCAGACGAAAGGATGACTTCAGCTCCCGTTCAGGTAATAAGATCCCTTCTGATCCCAACCTGGAAGAACGCTGTAAATGCCAAGGCTGGAACCCAATGCCATTTGCAGTGCCTGGTGGCAGAAATATCAGCTCTCCTGTCGTATAACTTGTTGGAGGGTGCTAACATTTGCCATGTCCTTTGTTGGTGGCAGGCCATGTTGTGAGCCTTCGACAGGCATCTCATGTAACTGTCACAACAACCCATATTATTGCTGTATCCTCTGGCTTCACAGAAGCAAACTGTAAAGGATAAAGTTGTATTCTCCAAAGCCATGCAGCTGAAAGATGCCAGAGCCAATATTCAACACCTAGGCTCTCTCTACTACCCATGTGCTTTCCACTGAACATTACTGCCTCTGATTTTTAACTCCTGAGATTTCCCTATTAATAAAATCTTctctaaaattaataatataatattcttcAGTGAGGAGCCTGTGAGTGTAGTGCAGTTTGTAGAGAGTGTTTAtgtagcatgcaggaagccctaggtttgaaccccagcacagtgtaaactaggtgtggtgacacatgtaCTTCTGTGGTTCTCATAAGATAAAAgtaagaggaaaagaagttcaaaatcatcctctgctacattttgAATGGGATAtgggagactttgtctcaaagaataagaatGTCTTGATGAGTAGTTGAATGTTATCCAAGCACATCCAAAGTTCTAAGACCATGGAAAGTTTACAAGGTTGTCAAGGGTCACTCTAGAATACATGAAAAGGGGACACACTAAGTCACCTATGTGCTTTGGGTGACATGGACTCTCCATCATCTAGTCTAGTGTTTGGAGTGTCCCTGCAACCATTTAGGAAAGATGACGGAGGAATGGAGAAGGCAGTGGTAGTGGAAGTCAGAATTGCCCCCATCAGGTCTGTGTTGTTAATTAAAGTACAAATAGAATGGAGAGAGGCCAGATCTTTATAGTGCCTTTCCTTTGACCTGCAGGACAATGCTAATGAGACCTACACAGAAGAGTTGTGCTACATCCTCGTTGATCACAAAGCCTTCTGGGGAAGGCCATCAGTGAACCCTGCTGAGGGCTTCTATGAGAACGTCTCTAACAAGGCTGAGAGACACAAAGAGATTtcaagagaaacagagactgagTACTCGGTTCTCTATTTCCCTTCTCCCCCGCAGCCCCTACCTTCTACAGAAGATGAATATGAACTTCTTGTGCCCAGCAGACTCTCCTCACGTGCCTTTCAACAGCCACGGTCACTTACAACCCCCTATGAGACCCACTTTTCTCATCCACAATGAAGTGACTAGGTTGGAGTTTGTTCAGCACTGACAGATAGAAGTAGGAGTTAGGGACTCTAGGTGAGGCAGCCGTGGGTCACAGGGATCCTTAGTTTATTTCTTCTGGAGGACCTTGCCAGGGCAGACTCTGCAAGCCTCTCAGAGTCTGACAATAGCTAAACACTCAAAAATTAGTCAACTGTCTTCCACATTGCATTGAAAAAAGGAGTGACCACCTTTGTTTATGAGTGGTGTTAAAAATAATCTGTGGTCAGAAGAGCTCCTGGTATCTCCGCTGGGGTGTACCACGCAAGACTCTGCTCTTCTCAGTAAGTTCTTACAAATTGTCCCACAACTGTACTCTGCAGTCAGGGGAAGCTTTCTCATCATGTTCCATGACCCCAGAGAGAATCCCTCATCACTGTTAAGTTCCAGCTCAGCACCAATTGCTATGGAAACCAGCAATATTCCTTTTATTCCATGGGTCTAGCATGTGTCCTTTACACAGTGTCCTTGACCTGACGGTCCCCATGGCTTGGAATTTCCTGTGCAgtcattaatataattttaaactatatatttaaaCTTTGAGTTTCTCATCAGAATTGTCTTTCTCCTATGGTAGAGGAAAACATTCTCAAAACCTCCTTCATGGTAGGCAAGCGATCGGCCATGAAGAGACCGCTCAAATGTCTCTTCACCTAAATCTCAGGAGAACCACCGTAATGTCAGGAACTGACAAAGTGGAAAGTTTCTGGAGAGACTTTAACCCCACTATCTTCCTTTTTTACTAAGCGAAAACTCTTTGCCCCATGGTATATTATCAGCATTCGTGGTAGAACTTTATTTCAGCTTCCGAGTCAGTGTTGCTGCTGCAGGCGCTATATGATGCAGTAAGTTTCTCCATAAACGGTCCAGCGTGCACGCAATGTCCACATGAGAGAAGTAACACATGCCTCTTCTCTGTGAGCATGCCTCTCTGACTCGAGTCTTTATTTTCCATCACTGTTTTCTTTGGAATTTCTGGGATCATTTCTGTGCTAAGTTAGCCAACTACTCACAACCTACTGCCTGGCCCAACCTGGCCCACCGCCTGTATTTTTGTAGATAAACGTTTATTGAAACACAGCTGCACTGATTTGTCTACATACTATCGATGGTTGCTCAACCATGGTAAAAATTGATTTGTGACACAGACCGGAGGCTTTACAAAGCTAAAAATATCTGTAATTTAAGCTATTCTAGATAATAATTTTGCAGACCTCTGCCTTAAACAATCATGGTTTGAGATAAACTGGAGAAAATTACATTTGGTTATTGACACACTCACTAGGAGCAGAGAACAATGAGCTGGCGGGAAAATATTAAACCACAAAGGAGATAAGCAAGACTAAAACAATTACTAGCAAATGAGACTATTTGTATGTTCACACCTGCATCCGCAAGGTGTTGTTTTATTTACCTCATGGCCACTGTCCTAATTTAAGGGATGCTAAACTGTCAAGATGTTCATTGAGATGAGCTTGGGAGGGACTATGTGTTTAATTACTGCTTTGTTATCAGAGATGAATAACTGTTTACTTAAAATGCCACAAGGCATTAGGGAGGTAGCTCAGTCATagggtacttgcctagcatgcacaaggcatacagagggagagggagagggagagggagNNNNNNNNNNNNNNNNNNNNNNNNNNNNNNNNNNNNNNNNNNNNNNNNNNNNNNNNNNNNNNNNNNNNNNNNNNNNNNNNNNNNNNNNNNNNNNNNNNNNNNNNNNNNNNNNNNNNNNNNNNNNNNNNNNNNNNNNNNNNNNNNNNNNNNNNNNNNNNNNNNNNNNNNNNNNNNNNNNNNNNNNNNNNNNNNNNNNNNNNNNNNNNNNNNNNNNNNgagagggagagagagagagagagagagagagagagagagagagagagagagagaggacaaaacaGGCCGAGTGCTCACTGAGCGTAAATGCAGTGGCTTAAGGCCCTTTGGGTGACTCTGCTGAGACATAAACCAGTTGATCACCTTCAGCCAAAGAGCCTACACGACCTCAGTACCTTCCTTTCTTTACAGATATCTTGCATCCACAAGGCTAAGTGTAGTGTTTGGCCAGAAGTCACTTGGGTCCAAAGGATGTGTTCATGGATTAAGAAATGCTGTAAAAAATGTAGCAAGTGACTTGGGAGGGGGGGGAGTGGGAGCCAGAGATTGATTCAAATCTTAGTTTCCTTTTGCCCTCCTTTCAGCCCAATCCACATACTTATAGGCTCGATCTACTGCGTCCAGACACTGGATGGCTGTGTCTGATATGTAATCATCCATTCTAGTTTGCCTTAGgctgctgggataaaacactgaccagaaGCTAAttggaggagaaagggtttacttgactTATAGTCTGTCATAGCAGGAGCTGAGGTAGGTTCTGAAGTGGAGGTCATGGAGAAATGCTACTTATTCTCCATGActctcttagttttctttcttatacaacctaggGCCATCAGATGGGGGGTGAGGGATGGCACTGCAGTTCACTGCAGTtgtcccacatcaatcatcaatcaagacaatgccccaGAGAAACACCCACAGGTCAAGCCAATGGAGTAGATTGCTAAACTGATGTTCCTTCTTCCTGGGCAACTCAATTTTGTGTCGttgatgaaacaaaacaaaacaaaacaaaacaaaacaaaataaccctcgCCATTATATCATCTATCACAGCCCCTGAGGATAAATGACAGCAAAgaatagagagaaacagaagtcTTTTAAAGCATATGGAGAAAGGCATGCTGCTGCAACAGGTGGTTAGAGTCTCCAAGTCCCTCCAGCAAGGCAGACATCAAACAGATGGCTCAATGTCAGAACTCTATGCTAAACCTTTGTGGCAGATAGGCAATGGAAATATTCCCAGTGCAATACAATGAGAGGTATTTGTTtacaattcattctataaagtaTTACCTGACCCCAAAagcaaatgctttaaaaaaaaaaaatcagggcctCATTAAGTCTAAATGCTTAGACCAAGAAGCATGTTCACATGGTAAAATTAGAAGATTACACAAGAGCCATGTTTCTAGATTAAAGAGTCCTTAGGGGTATCCCAAAGCATCTGCTATGAGTGCAAATGAGAAACCTTAGTGAGTAAAGTGTAAAGTGCTCATTGAGCAAACGTGACAGCCTGGATTTGATCCCAGGACCttggatttgaaagagaaaactgatttctgaaggttgtcctctgaaatCCACACTtaacataaacatacacaaacagaccacacataataaataaaatttaaaatttaaatctgtgCTGTGTACAATATTATGTATCGATCAAGAGCATATACCAATAACGTTTTTAAATCTGAGAAGGAAAGTCCGACGAAGTGAACTCAGCATAtcgctatggtttgaatgtgaaatgtcccatAGTCCCCGTGCACTTGGTCCCCTGCTGGTGACAGTTTAAAGAAGATACAGAGCTTTTGAGGGTATGTCCTAGCTAGCAGAAGTGACTCTCTAAGTGGGGAGAGGAAGTCCTTGCTCTAGTTCTGGCTGGAGCCACCTGTTTCCTTATCT contains:
- the Gcsam gene encoding germinal center-associated signaling and motility protein isoform X2, which encodes MGNCLQRTTRYFRGWSCCHIVEGCSCLPWKNVSTFKARQASPKQNERMTSAPVQDNANETYTEELCYILVDHKAFWGRPSVNPAEGFYENVSNKAERHKEISRETETEYSVLYFPSPPQPLPSTEDEYELLVPSRLSSRAFQQPRSLTTPYETHFSHPQ
- the Gcsam gene encoding germinal center-associated signaling and motility protein isoform X1, which produces MGNCLQRTTRWQLDMQERPWNLRLSAKGRTCRYFRGWSCCHIVEGCSCLPWKNVSTFKARQASPKQNERMTSAPVQDNANETYTEELCYILVDHKAFWGRPSVNPAEGFYENVSNKAERHKEISRETETEYSVLYFPSPPQPLPSTEDEYELLVPSRLSSRAFQQPRSLTTPYETHFSHPQ